A single region of the Drosophila miranda strain MSH22 chromosome 2, D.miranda_PacBio2.1, whole genome shotgun sequence genome encodes:
- the LOC108154465 gene encoding C-type lectin 37Db-like has product MFNSVVLSIISYLLGSKVLPSYGAFLKVGFKNYYISHIQTNWFVARDICQQHNADLANIESAKELDAISAYLIEQGYEQGVNNYFWISLFDVGREPGHFYSITTGRPMSFARWTPDQPDNNGGNEHCVHLWWTEKGYGMNDINCLANLRAICEEKKHLAIPPTFAIDNIEENKP; this is encoded by the exons ATGTTCAATTCAGTGGTGCTGTCGATCATTTCCTATCTACTAGGAAGCAAAGTCCTGCCATCGTATG GTGCTTTTCTGAAAGTGGGTTTTAAAAACTATTACATTTCGCACATTCAAACCAACTGGTTTGTCGCACGCGATATCTGCCAACAACACAACGCAGACTTGGCCAATATAGAGTCAGCTAAAGAGCTGGACGCCATATCGGCATATTTGATTGAGCAGGGCTACGAACAAGGTGtaaataattatttttggATTTCATTATTTGATGTGGGCAGAGAGCCGGGACATTTTTATTCCATTACCACTGGCCGGCCCATGAGTTTCGCCAGATGGACGCCTGACCAGCCGGACAATAACGGTGGCAACGAGCACTGCGTTCATCTATGGTGGACTGAGAAAGGGTATGGCATGAACGATATTAACTGCTTGGCAAACCTGAGAGCAATCTGCGAGGAAAAGAAACACTTAGCTATTCCACCTACGTTTGCAATTGACAACATTGAGGAAAATAAACCTTAA